One part of the Anaerolineae bacterium genome encodes these proteins:
- a CDS encoding Holin, toxin secretion/phage lysis, with protein MKTIWNWVQAVFTAIGGFLGWFLGGLDGFLYALIAFVAIDYVTGVMCAVVDRKLSSEVGAKGIFKKVLIFVLVGVGHIIDSQVLGNGGAIRTAVIFFYLSNEGVSILENAAHIGLPIPEKLKNALEQLHGRSNEEDEKK; from the coding sequence ATGAAAACAATATGGAACTGGGTACAGGCGGTTTTTACTGCTATTGGCGGATTTCTTGGCTGGTTTCTTGGAGGGCTGGATGGATTTTTATATGCACTCATCGCTTTTGTAGCCATTGACTATGTGACCGGAGTGATGTGTGCCGTTGTAGACAGAAAGCTTTCGAGTGAAGTCGGGGCCAAGGGCATCTTTAAGAAAGTGCTTATTTTTGTACTTGTAGGTGTAGGACACATCATCGACAGCCAGGTGCTCGGTAATGGCGGGGCAATCCGCACAGCAGTGATTTTCTTTTACCTGAGTAACGAGGGAGTTTCAATTCTTGAGAATGCTGCACATATAGGACTGCCCATTCCTGAAAAGCTGAAAAACGCATTGGAACAACTGCATGGTCGCTCAAATGAGGAGGATGAAAAGAAATGA
- a CDS encoding N-acetylmuramoyl-L-alanine amidase domain protein yields MKLFTKYMTRNDCYTAGRKITPKGIMVHSTAVPGVMAAEWFSRWNKSYKAGEINRQVCVHAFVDDKEVWQYLPWDHRGWHAGGAANNTHIGFEICEPAGFSYKSGSVMVGYAAAKQEDYFRKAWQNAVELCVMLCKKYGLNENNIICHSEGYKLGIASNHADVMHWFPKHGENMDTFRKAVKKALENSTDTNTDIGVGDMVEFKDSVKNYYPGSVEVPTWVKNDYYHRVTQTLYKGKPVIKGGKECVLLGKKVKKSGGQEIAGINTWVAKENLVIVNSIPDNKGNRTYTVQKGDTLWRIAEKELGRGTRYPEIKKLNGLTSDTIYPGQVLKLPK; encoded by the coding sequence ATGAAGCTTTTTACTAAATACATGACGCGAAACGATTGCTATACAGCAGGTCGGAAAATAACGCCTAAAGGAATCATGGTACATTCGACGGCTGTGCCGGGTGTAATGGCGGCTGAGTGGTTTTCCCGTTGGAACAAATCTTACAAAGCCGGTGAAATAAACAGGCAGGTATGTGTTCACGCTTTTGTAGACGATAAAGAGGTTTGGCAATACTTGCCTTGGGATCATCGCGGGTGGCATGCAGGAGGAGCAGCCAACAATACCCATATTGGCTTTGAAATCTGTGAGCCTGCTGGGTTTTCGTATAAATCCGGGTCGGTAATGGTGGGTTATGCTGCAGCAAAGCAGGAAGATTATTTCCGTAAAGCGTGGCAGAATGCGGTTGAACTCTGCGTTATGCTCTGCAAGAAGTACGGGCTTAATGAGAATAACATCATCTGCCACTCCGAAGGATATAAGCTCGGTATTGCCAGCAACCATGCTGATGTAATGCACTGGTTTCCCAAGCATGGGGAGAATATGGACACTTTCCGTAAAGCAGTAAAAAAAGCACTGGAGAACAGTACAGATACCAATACTGATATTGGAGTTGGAGATATGGTGGAATTTAAGGACAGTGTAAAGAATTACTACCCCGGCAGTGTGGAAGTTCCAACGTGGGTCAAAAATGACTATTACCACAGGGTCACACAGACTTTATACAAAGGCAAGCCTGTTATAAAAGGTGGCAAAGAATGTGTTTTGCTTGGCAAAAAGGTAAAGAAATCCGGCGGTCAAGAGATTGCAGGCATAAACACTTGGGTAGCAAAAGAAAACCTTGTAATTGTAAACAGCATTCCTGATAACAAGGGCAATAGAACCTATACAGTGCAAAAAGGCGACACCTTATGGAGAATAGCGGAAAAAGAACTCGGCAGAGGAACAAGATATCCGGAGATTAAGAAACTCAATGGCCTGACTTCAGATACTATTTACCCCGGACAAGTTCTGAAATTGCCTAAATAA
- a CDS encoding Phage integrase (Site-specific recombinase), translating into MASLGAQKDHYESYIKANPDWEFAGIYYDEGISGTKKENRTGLLRLLEDCEKKKIDFIITKSVSRFARNTTDCIEMVRKLTDLGVFIYFEKENINTQRMDGELMLTILSSLAENESLSIAENSKWSIRCRFQNGTYKIAYPPYGYDYMDGKLFINKEQAEIVKRIFSEALAGKGTQKIADGLNLDKIPTKRGSHWTATTIRGILSNEKYTGDVLLQKTYTDENFKRHYNRGEKDQYMIKDHHEAIISHEEFEAVKEILKQRGKEKGVIKGSSKYQNRYPFSGKIKCAECGSSFKRRIHGSGNHKYIAWCCTKHIKDASACSMKFVREDGIHQAFVVMMNKLIFGHKFILRPLLQSLKKTNYSDNITKIQELETKIKENTERVQVIMGLMAKGYLEPALFNTQKNELSKEAALLKEQKEAINRAINGGMTALVEVEKLLKFAMKAEKQIDRFDSEIFENFIEEIIVFSQEEIGFKMKCGLNLRERMVR; encoded by the coding sequence ATGGCAAGCCTGGGAGCACAAAAGGACCATTATGAATCCTATATAAAAGCAAACCCGGATTGGGAATTTGCAGGGATTTATTATGACGAAGGCATATCAGGCACAAAAAAGGAAAACCGAACTGGACTATTAAGGCTGCTTGAAGATTGTGAAAAAAAGAAAATTGACTTTATTATAACCAAGTCAGTCAGCAGATTTGCCAGAAACACAACCGACTGCATTGAAATGGTGCGAAAACTTACCGATCTCGGTGTTTTCATCTATTTCGAGAAAGAGAATATAAATACGCAGCGCATGGATGGCGAATTAATGCTGACAATATTGAGCAGCCTTGCAGAAAACGAGTCATTATCCATTGCAGAAAATAGTAAGTGGTCTATCAGGTGCAGGTTTCAAAACGGAACATACAAGATTGCATATCCTCCCTATGGTTATGATTATATGGATGGAAAGCTATTTATCAATAAAGAACAGGCTGAAATCGTAAAGCGGATTTTTTCTGAAGCTTTGGCAGGTAAAGGTACACAGAAAATTGCAGATGGGTTAAATTTGGATAAAATCCCAACAAAGAGAGGTTCGCATTGGACAGCGACCACTATCCGCGGTATTCTTAGCAATGAAAAATATACTGGGGATGTCCTTCTGCAAAAGACCTATACAGATGAGAATTTTAAGCGGCATTATAATCGTGGTGAAAAGGATCAATACATGATAAAGGATCATCATGAAGCCATTATATCCCATGAGGAATTTGAAGCCGTCAAAGAAATATTGAAGCAAAGAGGTAAAGAAAAAGGCGTAATCAAGGGAAGCAGTAAATATCAAAACCGCTACCCTTTCTCGGGGAAAATCAAATGCGCAGAATGTGGCAGCAGTTTTAAGCGTCGAATTCATGGCAGTGGTAATCATAAATACATTGCCTGGTGCTGCACAAAGCATATAAAAGACGCTTCGGCTTGTTCAATGAAATTTGTCAGAGAGGATGGGATCCATCAGGCTTTTGTTGTTATGATGAATAAGCTTATTTTCGGACATAAGTTCATTCTAAGGCCATTGCTGCAAAGCTTAAAGAAAACAAATTACTCAGATAACATAACTAAGATTCAGGAGCTGGAAACTAAAATAAAAGAAAATACAGAGCGGGTACAGGTGATTATGGGACTTATGGCCAAAGGATACCTGGAACCCGCTCTTTTTAATACACAGAAAAATGAGCTGAGCAAAGAAGCAGCCTTGTTAAAAGAACAAAAAGAAGCCATAAACCGCGCAATCAATGGGGGCATGACTGCTCTTGTTGAAGTTGAGAAACTTCTTAAATTTGCAATGAAAGCTGAAAAGCAGATTGATAGATTTGATAGTGAAATATTTGAGAATTTTATTGAAGAAATCATTGTGTTTTCGCAGGAGGAAATAGGCTTCAAAATGAAATGCGGATTGAACCTGAGGGAAAGGATGGTGAGATGA
- a CDS encoding Recombinase yields MMSHIPFGYAIKNGKAVVNEKEAVKIKELFGAYLSGLSLTEAAKNAGIKRCHTSIARMLTDKRYVEDKFYPPIISRDTFEEVQLERRRRAEALGRIYEHKGNEKKCLNFRFHASMPDNLYDDPFQQAEYAYSLIKSEVISDGNQECYGNPCS; encoded by the coding sequence ATGATGAGCCATATACCTTTTGGGTATGCCATTAAAAACGGCAAGGCTGTTGTTAACGAAAAGGAAGCGGTTAAGATAAAGGAGCTGTTTGGGGCTTATCTTTCCGGGCTTTCTTTAACTGAAGCGGCCAAAAACGCGGGTATTAAGCGCTGCCATACATCTATTGCAAGAATGCTGACAGATAAACGGTATGTAGAGGATAAATTCTATCCGCCCATTATCAGCAGGGATACATTCGAAGAAGTACAACTGGAAAGACGCAGGCGAGCTGAGGCACTTGGCAGGATTTATGAACATAAAGGAAATGAAAAGAAATGCCTAAATTTTAGGTTTCATGCTTCAATGCCAGATAATCTATATGATGATCCATTTCAGCAGGCAGAGTATGCTTATAGTCTTATTAAGAGCGAGGTGATTTCAGATGGCAATCAGGAATGTTACGGTAATCCCTGCTCGTAA
- a CDS encoding Site-specific recombinase, with translation MAIRNVTVIPARKRIGNSAKAEELPKLRVAAYCRVSTDSEEQATSYEAQIEHYTNYIKSNPEWELAGIFADEGITGTNTKKREEFNRMIEECMQGKIDMIITKSISRFARNTLDCLKYIRQLKEKNIPVYFEKENINTLDSKGEILLTIMASLAQQESQSLSQNVKLGIQYRYQQGKIHINHNRFLGYTKDKDGNLVIVPEEAEIVKRIYREYLEGSSMLQIARGLEADGILTGAGNHRWHTSTINKILRNEKYIGDALLQKTYTVDFLSKKRVANNGIVPQYYVENSHEPIIPREIYMQVQEELVRRRCVHISKNGKKRNYSNNHPLSQMVFCGKCHEVFRRVHWNNRGKKSIVWRCVSRLENTGLFCTASTILEDTLKEKIVEAINIAVSGKNSFLAILKKNIETVLNEDLDESTADIDKRLEELQAELIQLANSKEAYDNIVNEIYRLRDLRQETLSRNALRQDKRDRIAEMTDFLNMQTGGITEFDDKLVRKLIEKATVYNDRLVVEFKSGLEIEVNL, from the coding sequence ATGGCAATCAGGAATGTTACGGTAATCCCTGCTCGTAAACGGATTGGAAATAGTGCAAAGGCTGAAGAATTGCCTAAGCTTCGGGTAGCAGCCTATTGCCGCGTATCTACGGACAGCGAGGAGCAGGCAACCAGTTATGAAGCGCAAATTGAGCACTACACAAACTACATTAAAAGCAATCCGGAATGGGAGTTAGCTGGCATATTTGCGGATGAAGGGATTACTGGAACCAACACGAAAAAGCGTGAAGAGTTTAACCGGATGATAGAAGAATGTATGCAGGGCAAAATCGATATGATAATTACGAAATCTATCAGCCGTTTTGCAAGAAATACGCTGGACTGCCTAAAGTACATAAGGCAGCTTAAAGAAAAAAATATTCCAGTTTACTTTGAAAAGGAAAATATAAACACATTGGATTCCAAAGGGGAAATCCTGCTGACCATTATGGCTTCTTTGGCGCAGCAAGAAAGCCAATCGTTAAGCCAGAATGTAAAACTGGGTATTCAGTACCGATATCAGCAAGGAAAAATCCATATTAATCACAACCGGTTTCTTGGCTATACAAAGGATAAGGATGGCAATTTAGTTATCGTACCTGAAGAAGCAGAGATCGTTAAACGCATTTACAGAGAATACCTTGAAGGTTCCAGTATGCTACAGATAGCAAGAGGTCTGGAAGCTGACGGAATTCTGACAGGTGCAGGCAATCACAGATGGCATACCAGCACCATCAATAAGATTTTGAGGAATGAAAAATATATCGGTGATGCGCTGTTGCAGAAAACCTATACAGTAGATTTTTTATCGAAGAAAAGGGTGGCCAATAACGGCATAGTTCCTCAATACTATGTAGAAAACAGCCATGAGCCCATAATCCCGCGTGAAATTTATATGCAGGTTCAGGAAGAGCTTGTCCGCAGAAGATGTGTGCATATAAGTAAGAACGGAAAGAAGAGAAACTACAGCAATAATCATCCCTTATCCCAAATGGTGTTCTGCGGCAAGTGTCATGAAGTATTCCGCAGGGTTCATTGGAATAACCGAGGGAAAAAATCCATCGTTTGGAGATGCGTCAGCAGATTGGAAAACACCGGTTTGTTTTGTACCGCTTCCACTATACTTGAAGATACTCTCAAAGAGAAGATTGTAGAAGCTATCAATATAGCCGTCAGCGGGAAAAACTCTTTCCTGGCCATACTGAAAAAGAATATTGAAACCGTATTAAACGAGGATTTGGACGAGAGTACGGCAGATATTGATAAAAGGCTGGAAGAGCTTCAAGCCGAGTTGATCCAATTGGCAAATTCAAAGGAAGCATATGATAATATTGTCAATGAGATTTACCGCTTACGGGACTTAAGGCAAGAAACCCTTTCAAGAAACGCTCTCCGTCAAGATAAGCGGGATCGGATCGCTGAGATGACGGACTTCCTTAATATGCAAACCGGTGGTATTACGGAATTTGATGATAAACTGGTTAGAAAACTAATTGAAAAGGCAACTGTATATAATGACAGGCTAGTGGTAGAGTTTAAGTCAGGGTTAGAAATAGAAGTAAACCTATAA
- a CDS encoding Site-specific recombinase: protein MTDFLNEQSYELEEYDEQLVRRLIEKVTVFDNKLTVEFKSGVEIDVLI from the coding sequence ATGACAGACTTCTTGAATGAACAGTCCTATGAGCTGGAGGAATATGATGAGCAACTGGTAAGGCGGCTTATTGAAAAAGTTACGGTATTTGATAATAAGCTGACCGTTGAGTTTAAGTCTGGAGTAGAGATTGATGTATTAATTTAA
- a CDS encoding Cadmium efflux system accessory protein, with product MAKKIQPIERCDCDVIHEEIVNKVREKMPQEETLYDLAELFKVFGDSTRIKILWALDESEMCVCDIAFLLNMTQSAISHQLRVLKQAELVKSRREGKIVFYSLEDEHVKQIFDQGLIHISEESK from the coding sequence ATGGCAAAAAAAATTCAACCAATTGAAAGATGCGACTGTGATGTAATACATGAGGAAATTGTAAATAAAGTGCGAGAAAAAATGCCTCAAGAAGAAACTCTATATGATCTAGCAGAACTATTTAAAGTTTTTGGAGATTCAACAAGAATTAAGATACTCTGGGCATTAGATGAATCAGAGATGTGCGTTTGCGATATTGCATTCTTATTAAATATGACCCAATCAGCAATTTCACATCAGCTAAGAGTCTTAAAGCAGGCTGAACTAGTAAAGAGCAGAAGAGAAGGAAAGATTGTATTCTACTCTCTTGAAGATGAACATGTAAAGCAAATATTTGACCAGGGATTAATTCATATTTCAGAAGAAAGTAAGTAA
- a CDS encoding Heavy-Metal transporting ATPase gives MLKKEVILEGLDCANCAAKIEDEVNKLNGVKAYMNFMNKTLTLEIESEQEYKNILQQVKTIVHKHEPDVVVKEKSVNKSNKKVLILEGLGCANCAAKMEKEISGLEGVEFAAVDFVSKKLTLEISPKVNRSELNEKIEGIVKKIEPDVKVIFEENNSKTKINENNEEEEEGVNKKEIIRLVVGGAIFAVGIIFNFQNWLELTLFIISYIIVGGEVVLRAIKGIARGQVFSEHFLMSIATIGAFFVGEYPEGVAVMLFYLVGELFQDIAVGHSRKSISALMDIRPDYANLKVGDEIRKVSPEEVNIGDIIIVKPGEKVPLDGKVIEGNSMVDTAALTGESVPRELGPGDDALSGFINKNGVLTIEVTKDFGDSTVSKILDLVQNASSKKAPTEKFITKFARSYTPIVVFGALALAIIPPLVIPDATFATWIYRALVFLVISCPCALVISIPLGFFGGIGGASKRGILVKGSNYLEALNNVEVVVFDKTGTLTKGIFEVVDVNPQADFTDEELIEYAAFAESHSSHPIALSILKVYNKDVDITKIENYEEIAGHGILAKVGGKEILVGNSKLMNKENIIYQEVETLGTVVHVAVDKKYAGNIVISDAVKEDSADAIKGLKALGVRTTVMLTGDRKSVGEKIGAQLGIDEVYTELLPADKVEKIESLEAKKSHKGKIVFVGDGINDAPVLARADIGVAMGGLGSDAAIEAADIVIMTDEPSKIVTAIKVAKRTRKIVMQNIVFALGVKAIFLALGAVGVATMWEAVFADMGVAIIAILNAMRVMNTKSI, from the coding sequence ATGTTAAAGAAGGAAGTAATTTTAGAAGGTTTAGATTGCGCAAATTGTGCAGCTAAAATTGAAGATGAGGTTAATAAATTAAATGGAGTCAAAGCCTATATGAACTTCATGAACAAGACATTGACTTTAGAAATTGAATCAGAGCAAGAGTATAAGAATATATTACAGCAAGTTAAAACCATAGTGCACAAGCACGAACCGGATGTGGTAGTGAAAGAAAAATCCGTTAACAAGAGCAATAAAAAAGTATTAATACTTGAAGGACTTGGCTGCGCGAATTGTGCAGCTAAAATGGAAAAAGAAATAAGCGGTCTAGAAGGAGTTGAATTTGCTGCAGTAGATTTTGTTTCGAAGAAACTAACACTGGAAATAAGTCCGAAAGTCAACCGCTCTGAGTTAAATGAGAAGATTGAAGGCATAGTAAAGAAAATAGAGCCAGATGTAAAGGTCATTTTTGAGGAGAATAACTCCAAGACCAAAATAAACGAAAATAACGAAGAGGAAGAAGAAGGTGTCAACAAAAAAGAAATCATAAGACTTGTGGTCGGTGGAGCAATATTTGCCGTGGGAATCATCTTTAATTTCCAAAATTGGCTTGAGCTTACCTTGTTTATTATTAGTTATATCATAGTTGGTGGAGAGGTTGTCTTAAGAGCAATAAAAGGTATTGCCCGCGGTCAGGTATTCAGTGAGCATTTTTTGATGAGTATTGCTACCATTGGTGCTTTCTTCGTTGGAGAGTATCCAGAAGGTGTAGCAGTTATGCTGTTCTATCTGGTAGGTGAATTGTTTCAGGATATAGCTGTAGGTCACTCCAGAAAATCAATAAGTGCTTTGATGGATATTCGTCCTGACTATGCAAATCTTAAAGTTGGCGATGAGATCAGGAAAGTATCTCCTGAAGAGGTAAACATAGGTGACATCATTATTGTTAAACCAGGAGAAAAAGTTCCCCTCGATGGCAAGGTTATAGAAGGAAACTCAATGGTTGACACTGCAGCGTTAACAGGGGAATCTGTTCCTCGTGAACTCGGGCCAGGAGACGATGCATTGAGCGGATTCATTAATAAAAATGGCGTTTTGACAATAGAGGTAACAAAGGATTTTGGTGATTCAACTGTATCTAAAATTTTGGATCTGGTTCAGAATGCCAGCAGTAAGAAGGCTCCTACAGAAAAATTTATAACAAAATTTGCGCGTTCCTATACTCCGATTGTAGTGTTTGGAGCGTTAGCCTTAGCAATCATACCTCCATTGGTGATCCCCGATGCAACTTTCGCTACTTGGATATATAGAGCATTAGTGTTCTTAGTTATATCTTGTCCATGTGCGTTAGTGATTTCAATACCATTGGGCTTCTTCGGAGGGATTGGCGGAGCGTCTAAGCGGGGGATATTAGTAAAAGGCAGCAACTATCTTGAAGCGTTGAACAATGTTGAAGTGGTTGTTTTCGATAAGACAGGTACTTTAACTAAAGGTATATTTGAGGTTGTGGATGTTAACCCCCAAGCCGATTTTACTGATGAGGAATTGATTGAATATGCGGCATTTGCTGAAAGTCATTCAAGTCATCCAATTGCACTGTCCATTCTGAAAGTCTATAACAAAGATGTCGATATTACTAAAATTGAAAACTATGAGGAAATTGCAGGTCATGGGATTCTGGCTAAAGTTGGTGGTAAAGAGATTCTTGTCGGAAACAGCAAGCTGATGAATAAAGAAAACATTATATATCAGGAAGTTGAGACTCTAGGTACAGTAGTACATGTTGCAGTAGACAAGAAGTATGCAGGAAATATTGTAATATCAGACGCTGTGAAGGAAGATTCAGCTGATGCGATTAAAGGATTGAAGGCACTAGGTGTTAGAACTACAGTAATGCTAACCGGCGATAGGAAGTCTGTAGGCGAAAAAATAGGAGCCCAGCTGGGTATCGACGAGGTATATACAGAATTGCTACCGGCTGACAAGGTAGAAAAAATCGAGTCCCTGGAAGCCAAGAAATCTCATAAGGGGAAAATTGTATTTGTTGGTGATGGCATCAACGATGCTCCGGTACTTGCAAGAGCGGATATCGGCGTGGCAATGGGCGGCTTGGGGTCTGATGCTGCAATTGAAGCAGCTGATATAGTTATCATGACGGATGAACCATCAAAAATTGTCACTGCAATTAAAGTAGCAAAAAGGACTAGGAAAATTGTGATGCAAAACATTGTGTTTGCATTAGGGGTTAAAGCCATATTCCTTGCACTTGGTGCGGTGGGAGTTGCAACTATGTGGGAAGCTGTATTCGCTGACATGGGTGTGGCAATAATCGCAATATTAAATGCAATGAGGGTAATGAATACAAAAAGTATATAG
- a CDS encoding Deoxyguanosinetriphosphate triphosphohydrolase has protein sequence MNTRLELESLEERSLAPYGMRSKNSKGRQFPENEAEYRTAFQRDRDRILHTTAFRRLEYKTQVFINYEGDYYRTRLTHTLEVTQIGRTIARALGVNEDLVEAICLAHDLGHPPFGHSGEAALAKLMKDHGGFDHNKQSLRIVTFLERRYADFPGLNLTWETREGIVKHESEYDVADARDYNPELRASIEAQIANAADELAYTAHDLDDGLRSGMITPSMLEGITLWEILVESVGWKGPELDDLSRHRMIRRLIGLEVNDLVHTSDLLIKEARLSSPEDAQRLPYNVVVFSEEMYHRNRPLKDFLYKNLYRHHRVVRMQTKAERIIGELFNAYRSEPQMLPRHIQEAIEERGLERTICDYIAGMTDRFAVEEYNKLFEPLTKP, from the coding sequence ATGAACACCCGTCTGGAATTAGAGAGCCTCGAAGAACGTTCTCTGGCGCCATATGGCATGCGCAGTAAAAACAGCAAAGGGCGTCAGTTTCCCGAAAACGAAGCGGAGTATCGCACTGCTTTCCAGCGCGATCGTGATCGGATTTTGCATACCACTGCTTTTCGCCGCCTGGAATATAAAACCCAGGTCTTTATCAACTACGAAGGCGATTACTATCGCACCCGCCTGACCCACACGCTGGAGGTCACCCAGATCGGGCGGACGATTGCCCGGGCATTAGGGGTCAACGAGGATTTGGTGGAGGCGATCTGTCTGGCGCACGACCTGGGACATCCGCCTTTTGGTCACTCCGGCGAAGCTGCCTTAGCAAAACTGATGAAAGATCACGGTGGCTTTGACCATAACAAACAATCCTTACGAATTGTGACCTTCCTTGAACGGCGTTATGCTGATTTTCCGGGCTTGAACCTGACCTGGGAAACCCGAGAGGGGATTGTCAAACACGAGTCGGAATACGATGTAGCCGACGCCCGCGATTACAACCCCGAACTGCGCGCCTCAATTGAAGCCCAAATTGCCAATGCCGCCGACGAACTCGCTTATACGGCTCACGATCTGGATGATGGCTTGCGGTCGGGGATGATCACTCCATCCATGCTGGAGGGCATCACCCTGTGGGAAATCCTGGTCGAGAGCGTGGGCTGGAAAGGTCCAGAGCTCGATGATTTATCTCGCCACCGCATGATCCGACGCCTGATCGGTTTGGAAGTCAACGATCTCGTACATACCAGCGACCTGCTGATAAAAGAAGCGCGTCTTTCTTCCCCCGAAGACGCTCAACGTTTACCCTACAACGTGGTGGTCTTTTCCGAAGAGATGTATCACCGCAATCGCCCGCTGAAAGACTTTCTATATAAAAACCTTTATCGTCACCACCGGGTTGTGCGTATGCAAACCAAAGCTGAACGGATCATCGGTGAACTCTTTAACGCCTACCGCAGTGAGCCACAAATGCTGCCCCGTCACATTCAGGAGGCAATCGAAGAGCGCGGTCTGGAGCGCACTATCTGTGATTATATCGCCGGCATGACCGACCGCTTTGCAGTGGAGGAATACAATAAACTCTTTGAGCCGCTAACGAAGCCGTGA
- a CDS encoding Isopentenyl phosphate kinase — MEKPDSPLIFLKLGGSLITDKQRPYTPRLEVLHRLAHEIAAAREENPTLRLLIGHGAGSFGHVPAKRYGTRQGVHSPEEWLGFAEVWKEAATLNRLVVDALLEAQLPVISLPPCAAVTAQDGRVAVWELYPIHAALQAGLLPLVFGDVIFDRQRGGTILSTEDLFEHLARHLRPQRILLAGIEEGVWMDFPQCTELVREITPADIQGGRLQLGGSQAPDVTGGMESKVRQSLALVQEIPELEILIFNGEKPGAIQRTLAGETLGTRIHA; from the coding sequence ATGGAGAAACCAGACTCACCCCTTATTTTTCTCAAGCTGGGCGGCTCGTTGATCACCGACAAGCAGCGTCCTTACACGCCGCGTTTAGAGGTGCTCCACCGTTTAGCGCACGAAATTGCTGCCGCACGAGAAGAGAACCCAACCTTGCGCCTTCTGATCGGGCATGGCGCCGGCTCTTTTGGGCACGTCCCGGCAAAACGATACGGTACCCGCCAGGGCGTGCATTCACCCGAAGAATGGTTGGGTTTTGCCGAGGTGTGGAAAGAAGCTGCCACCCTGAACCGCCTGGTGGTAGATGCCCTGCTGGAAGCTCAATTGCCCGTCATTTCTCTGCCTCCCTGTGCTGCTGTCACTGCCCAAGACGGTCGCGTGGCAGTTTGGGAGCTTTACCCCATCCACGCTGCCCTGCAAGCTGGCTTACTGCCGCTGGTCTTTGGCGACGTGATCTTTGACCGTCAGCGGGGTGGCACTATCCTCTCCACCGAAGACCTGTTCGAGCATCTCGCCCGCCACCTGCGCCCGCAGCGCATCTTACTGGCGGGTATCGAAGAAGGGGTGTGGATGGATTTTCCGCAATGCACCGAATTGGTGAGAGAGATCACGCCCGCTGACATCCAGGGCGGACGCTTACAGTTGGGCGGTTCGCAAGCCCCGGATGTAACTGGCGGCATGGAAAGCAAAGTGCGCCAGAGCCTTGCCCTGGTGCAAGAAATTCCCGAACTGGAAATCCTGATCTTTAACGGTGAAAAGCCAGGCGCCATACAACGCACTTTAGCCGGCGAGACTCTGGGTACACGCATTCACGCCTGA
- a CDS encoding Mevalonate kinase, which yields MPAFTATAPAKIILFGEHAVVYGRPAIAVPVTSLQARAIVRPEPRAPHGQVRLVAAAIGLDALMEELNPDHPLRRVVELTARELGAAYLPACQINIQSTIPVASGLGSGAAVSVAVIRALAAYLGKSLPDEVVSTLAYEVEKIYHGTPSGVDNTVIALRRAVYFVRGQTIQPLRVGRPFTLLIADSGIPSPTATTVSEVRAGWQQNPAFYEQRFDQIADIVQQARLLIENGQPEQLGDLMNRNQILLQEVGVSSPELERLIATACQAGAAGAKLSGGGRGGNIIALVDEWSAATVSESLWKAGAQGIILTTVQ from the coding sequence ATGCCAGCATTTACCGCTACCGCTCCGGCAAAGATTATCCTGTTCGGCGAGCACGCCGTGGTCTATGGACGACCGGCGATTGCTGTGCCGGTAACTTCCCTGCAAGCCCGGGCGATCGTGCGCCCTGAGCCGCGCGCCCCTCACGGACAGGTGCGCCTGGTGGCTGCGGCAATTGGTCTCGATGCCTTAATGGAAGAACTGAATCCCGATCATCCTCTGCGGCGGGTGGTGGAACTGACTGCCCGAGAACTTGGCGCTGCATACCTGCCAGCCTGTCAGATCAACATTCAATCCACCATCCCGGTCGCCTCCGGTCTGGGATCAGGGGCAGCTGTCTCGGTGGCAGTCATTCGTGCTCTGGCTGCGTATCTGGGTAAATCTTTACCCGACGAGGTTGTCTCAACGTTGGCTTATGAAGTGGAAAAAATCTATCATGGCACCCCTTCGGGTGTCGATAATACGGTGATTGCGCTGCGCAGGGCGGTCTATTTCGTGCGTGGACAAACGATTCAGCCCCTGCGCGTCGGGCGCCCCTTCACCTTACTGATTGCTGATAGCGGCATTCCCAGCCCAACAGCAACCACCGTAAGCGAGGTGCGGGCAGGCTGGCAACAAAACCCAGCCTTTTATGAACAACGCTTCGACCAGATTGCTGACATTGTCCAACAGGCGCGTTTGCTGATCGAAAATGGGCAACCCGAACAGCTCGGTGACCTCATGAATCGCAATCAAATCCTCTTGCAGGAAGTGGGTGTCTCCTCTCCCGAACTGGAGCGGCTGATTGCAACCGCTTGCCAGGCTGGGGCTGCAGGAGCCAAGCTAAGCGGTGGAGGGCGGGGCGGGAATATCATCGCCCTTGTAGATGAATGGAGTGCTGCGACCGTTTCTGAATCCTTATGGAAAGCCGGGGCGCAAGGGATAATCCTGACCACCGTGCAGTAA